A stretch of Veillonellales bacterium DNA encodes these proteins:
- a CDS encoding tripartite tricarboxylate transporter TctB family protein: protein MAEKIMTLAFLAVSAIYLFESYQLTFGTLSAPKSGFLPILTGIAAAMLSLVLIIGQVSCKKLEKRGKADWTKFVFLILGLLFYVVLFNMLGYFATTFILLLYLFKVADSENWLAPLILAAGSSTALYLLFQKFLGVVLP, encoded by the coding sequence TCAGTGCGATTTATCTGTTTGAATCATATCAGCTTACGTTTGGTACTCTTAGTGCGCCCAAATCGGGTTTTCTGCCGATTTTGACCGGAATTGCGGCCGCTATGCTGTCGCTGGTGCTCATTATTGGACAAGTAAGTTGCAAAAAGCTTGAAAAAAGGGGAAAAGCCGATTGGACCAAGTTTGTATTTCTTATTCTTGGTCTATTGTTTTATGTTGTTCTTTTCAATATGCTCGGCTATTTTGCGACCACGTTTATATTGCTGCTGTATTTGTTCAAAGTGGCGGATTCGGAGAATTGGCTTGCGCCTTTAATTCTTGCGGCGGGTTCTTCTACTGCCTTATACTTGTTGTTTCAAAAATTTTTAGGAGTAGTATTACCATAG